The window TTTgatcaaaagattcaaaacactCCATTAATCAAAttcctaaaaaagaaaaacccattgaacaaaaaatttagaattaacTTGTTTAATTTCTGAAAACTTGTTCATGAGCATATAGGTCCCATGACAGTTGGCGGCCTTGATCTGTTCCGTTTACCATGTTGCGGTGTCGTTTCATCTCAATAGACGACAATTTATTGCAAAATCGAAACGCTAGAAACGACAAGCGTATTCCATGAGTATAAAGCTGTCGAGTGGTACGAAAAACAAAATGGACACGTGCACACCGTCAAAAGCTTGGACCCCACCGGACACCGTGCCCCGTTCTTATCCAAGTTGGGCAGTACCAGTCTACAGTGGTTTTCACTTTTCAATCCAATTGCAGTGGCAAAATGGGAAATTCATCCTTTAAGTAGTTAACGGGGTACAACACTGGACTTtgaattaaacaaaacattaaAGCCTGGCCCAATTAGGCAATTTCTTCACTccgagttttgttttgtttgcttaTTCGAACGTTgaattaaatgaattgaagacaATCAAGAGAAGTGCTATTCacatactttttttaatttttgactgttggattgaatgaattgaagacgATTAaggctaaaaattaaaaagagtgtgaatagcactatcctGTTTTAATCTATATTAATCTATGAAGAGATTGGAACTTGAGTACAAAATGGGTGCTTTGATCTAGTCAATTTAGCTACAGCTGATCAGCTTTTTCATatgatgaacttgtttttcccTTTCTCAGATTTCGGAAGAAACATTATTTTTTGATTTTGTATTTACAAATCAATTGTATGTAGCATTCTCTGCAATCAAaatgatatatgtgtgtatatattcgATTTAATTACGTGCAGTTGAATGAACAAGAACTCGACCAATCATAATCTGACACGTGGCTACAACGTAAAATTTGTCATAGGGATCCAAGTGAATTGAAATGATCCCAGGCTTCCTGCATTTGCCCAAAccaagtaaaaaataaataaaagttaccAATTGAGTACAAAAATTCACCACAAGAGCATTAGTTACTGACCTGCAAGATGTCAAAAACTTTTGCTGCAAGGTATTTGTGATGTGAAGGAGCACCTTTCTGCTGCAGCTTATCTGGGTGCAAACATAGCAGCGCCCTTTGGTACGCTCTTTTAACGGAATTTCCTTCGATTATATCTACAAGAGGTACCGTCTTCCAACCGCTCTCGGGCCAAAGAACCTGTCGTGTATCAGTTTAAACCCGAATCAGTTGCTAAACGAGTAGTTGGGCATCAGTCCCAGTGACAATGAAACGGTGAAGTATATGCCTTGAAGCATACTACTATGCAATATCCGCGGCCACTTTTGAAGATAGAGCATATTGAAAGGATAAACAAAACGAATCGGTGCTTACAGTTTGCATAGTAGTCAGCAGCGAGCGAATGTTTCCTTCCTTCCCTCTTGACCACTGTCGTATCTTAGCATCAATCGCCTGCAGTTTATGGGATAGTAGATTACTGCTCGCCGGAAACTGTAACAACATGCTGTGTTTGTTTGTCATGTATTTACCTGGAATTCTTCACGATTGTTGCCGGGTTGTGGGGGCAGTTCTTTTTTCTCATCTTGAGTTACTTCTTTCATCTGTCAACATTGTTCGCGTCAAAACTTTAGTTACTTATATTTTTAGGCATAGTATGTAGAAACATAATTGGCATGGGAACCCTGAATTCGTTTACTTCAGTCAAAAATACTGCACCAAATGATTAAGTAGAGAATAGACGAAAGAAAACTTTATTCGTAGAAAACGAGCGGAATTTATAAGAATACAGGAAAAGATGAAAACAAGTTCTTATATGGAAGAATTACACACCTGGAAAGTTTCCGGAAAGGACTCATCTGCATCTTCAATTATAGGCTTGGATCCGTCAGGAACTGATCCtgtcaaaactcaaaaggtATAAGTTGTACGTCTTTCATTAGACCATCGCTAAATACACACAAGGGTGAAAAATGTTTAAGCACGCAGTAAACTAAAATACGCAGAACTGATGTTTGATATTAGTAAGCTCAGGTTCACGTGAGAGATTGGAGAAGTACATTATGTCGGAATTCATGATACTACTCCGTGTATCAAATATCACCAGATATCATCAATTTCGAGTACTTTTGTACACCAGTTCTTTATCTACTTGAAGCTTTAGCTAAGGTACATTCCTTAAACAAGATTAGGAGAACTAACCGGTACTTGATGCAGGGATGTCCTGCACGGGAGCATTATTAAGCATAAAGCTAGCGGTCTTTGATTCACTATATTCTTTCTCTAACTGTTTGAGAtcttccttcatctggaaagaGTAGAAAATAGAACATTATATTCAGAAAAATGTTGAAGAAAACATATTATTCGTTTTTGGCTACGTGAACTCAAACCAGTCTAAATTGATTACCTTGACGGAAGCATCAGAAAATGTGTTTTTCACATCAGACTTTTGTAAGTAGTTGTTCATCCTTGTTGCTGTAATACTCGCTTCATTCTCTGCTTTGGGAGCGCCTTTCTCCATTGTTCTAGAGCTGTGACTTCCAAGATTCCTACCATCATATGTGGGTTTACACAAAACTTCTTGGTTGAACATTTTAACAAAGTCCTTCACCTTACCCTTAACTTTGCTTCTCCCGAGATTATCTCCTGAGTTCTTCGGTGAACCTTGGAAACTTGCTTTAATAACTTCAATTTTAGTCGAGGAACTTCTTTTTCTGTCCTGATGTTTTGCAGTTTTTTTAGTGTCAACATCTGCAGATGATTTTTTGGTGCCTTTAACCACGATTTCCTTTTTGCTACTCGTTTTAGTTACCTCATCATTGCCTGCATATGAAAATTTAGGCGTGGTGTCAGCGGTAGTACGTGATAACAGTTATCTCGCCATGACAGTTAATAATTTAACATACCTTGTTGAAGATCTTCATCAAAAAACAAAGAACGAACAGGATTTAGAACAGGCTCGTGAACTCGTTCCATAAGCGCAGGAATTTCTTTCTGCCGGTCTTCAGAAGAAGCTGTTTTCAGTAAAGGACGAGGCTCTATATCTTCACTTTTATGGAATGAGATGGTATTACCGGAAACATCTCCAGTAATGTCATGAAGGCTGCTGACGGTTCCTGATTTAGTTACGGGAAGAATTGCTTTCTCAACAAATTGTTGTGGATCGACTTTATCAGGAGTGATTTCATCAAGAAGCAAGTCATTTTCTTGTATGTTTCGTTCCAAGGTAGGGGACCTAGCATCGGCGAGTGGATCCTCATTGGAGGGAAAATCAGTATTAGGCAGAGTGGATTTAGGCGATTCCCTCCGCGTACTCTCAGTAGCAGCGCTTTCCTTAGTGCTCGAATGTTCCTCATTTTTGGTTCTTTCCTGCACTCTTGAACCATTCCGTCCCCTAAGAGGTATCACGATTGGCACTCCTTTGCTTGCCCACCTGTAAATTGAGAAATGAAACTGAAACGGACTGCTAGAAGTTGGATTTTCCGAACTCTTTGAATCCTGTTCCGAATTCACTCCTGTGTCTGCTTTATCAGATGTAGCCAAACTTGAGGACCCCTCACCAACAAGAGAAAAATCTCGGGATGAGGAGCTCTGGCGAGTACTGGATCGAATATCATTTCTCGACTCCTCATCAAGTGCTTGGTTCGAAAATCTTGAAAGAGAGCTCGTACGAGCAGCAGAACCAAACGCAGGCAGGTCCACCACCCCTTTGCTAAATCCGTCAGGGAGGCTGAGAGATTTTGAAGCAATTAAGGTAATTAACGCATGATTGATTCAATATGCAATGAACAAAATTAATTCAgttttaaagaagaaaacatctaaaacaaaagataaaccaCATTATTAGCAGCTTTTCAAACATAATGCATTTCTTCTTCCTTAATATTCTATGGTACCTGAATTGTGCAGGCAGTGAAGAAGCCGCAGAGGGCTCGGGTTTGTGCAGCAGGGGGTGGGCGGGGCTTAGAACCTGGGAACCTGGCGCCGAAGCAAAAGGGTCCCTCTGAAGCCTCCTGGGACTTGAACTGACAGAATGATTGCCTTTAAAGATGTCATCAAAGAAGTCATCGCTCTGCGTCCGTCTTCTATTCACAGACCCTTCCCCAAACACCGGCTTCTCAATCAAACCGGACCAATCATCATCGCCGTCGTCGTAAGCATCCCTTTTCAACCCGCTGCTCTCGGTAGTTTCGCTGAAGCTGTACCTTATTTCGTTAGTGGACGACCGCCTCGGCGGGCCACCAAAAACGTCATGAAAATCAACGTCCGAGTTTTTGGTGGGAGTGTGGGAAGAACCAGAGTTGACGAGCGCACTCTGAGGACTGTAGCCCAGAAGAAGGCTCTCCCGCTGCGAAAATCGCTCCATTTCAATCACTAACCAAGCCCCCGCTAACAATTCATCTAAACAAAACTCGCAATGAGAAGAcaatttgaatgaaaatttgGCGGGCAACTGCTCATGAAATCTTTCTGGTTCAACGAAACAGTTGCAGAGGAAGATTCTCGATTCGGAAAAATCGGAATTGAAAGGGAGAATTCAGGAGACCGGGGGCAGCAGGTTGGGAATGTTTCCGTGGGATTTTGAGGCCACACAAAACAGAAGCAAGTAGCGCGGAAGCCAATTTGGATGGGAATGTTTGTGGATAAGTGGAAGAGTCCAAAAGAGTGAGGGGAAGGTATCGCCCTATTGGGCAGTTGGGATTTACGATATTGTTTTGGTAGGCACCCAAAATCTGTAAATTGCTGTTGCATTTCATGGATTTCATAGTGGGAAATTTATACACATTTCAGAAATTTGTGGCCCTAATATATTTGATTATATCCTTCAAATGCACAGTTAGCACTTTGGGCGATTTCCGGCAATCTATGACCGTCACACTGCCACATGGTATTACTAATCTACATGTAAAAATGGACAACAGTAACACCACGAGGCAATGGTACGGTTTCTCCCGGATCATGAATATTACAGATTTACCCAATGCATTTAGCTCGGGAGGCTGCCCCGTTTCAACAAGGTTGTACATCAAACACAACGTCGAATTCAAAACCCAATCAAGCAAATATGCAGAATTAAAATACTAGCAACGGTTAGTATGCCGCAAAGCAGCCGATGATGACAAACCCTTAAGTTAGATTTCTTGGTATAATATGATACAGAACAAAGGTCATCCCAGGGGATAATCTGTGAAACTCAAAATTACTATCCATACAAAACCAAAACTTGAAAGGAActcaggaaaaaaagaaaaaagaaagaaaggaaatgcTTCGAATTGGCCTCATCAGGTGCAGTCGATTTATCCTAACCTGTATGGCTGTATCAATTGAAAAACAGAGCATGTGTACGTAGTTTTTGGCTCGTCTATTGAACTATACTACCATTGAGAACCGTCAGGGAAAGGTTCCAGTGCATCTTGCTTGCCGTGAACATAGAAATCCATAATTGCCTGCATCCTTGGAAGTTTATCCGGGTGGTAATTTACGTGAAGGATTACTGGtttcaactttttcaaattaGCGTCTTTCCTGACCGTCTTGAAGAGGACCTTGCTATTCATAAAGAGATAGAAATCCATTGTTCTCTTGGAAGCATGAAGTCCATTGTATCCTGGATGTGAAGGGAAAAATAGTTCCTCGTTGAATACTGCTTGGTCCCATGCTTTTTCTGGCCTAGAGAGTCGTTCAGCCACACGATCCAAAAGCTCAATTGCAGGAAGCGTAGGTCTTATGTAAAAGAAACCGGAGTTATAAACCCATATCCTCATTGTGTGAGCATATCGAGCCCACCCCATAGAGGGTTCGTCAAACACATCATTAAATCCATAAGCTGTATAGTTATTGTGACCATCAGTCATGGACTCTACATCAGAATCCCGATAGAGATGATTGAACGGGTTCTGCAAATATACTATATCAACATCCGAGAGAAGAACACTGTAACCTAGTTGCAGAAACTCCCTCAAGATACGAAATTTCAACCCAGATACCGCATGGTTACCTCCCGTCTTCCCAATTGAATCAAAACGCTCATCCGGATCTCTTTTGTATACAGGAACATCATTAGCTTTGCAAAATTCTTCAATTTCGTCATCTAACCCTACAACTAGATAATTGGTTATACCAACTTTCTTGATGCTAGTAAACCATACCTCCAACATGCTTTTCACATTTGAATTCGCAAGTGCAACTATAAGCTCTTTTTGCACTGCAACTTCCTCCAAGATCTTTGCCAACCTCGGATTCACAGATTCATCAGGAACAACTGCCGGGTTAGTTCTCAAGCCCTTGACGGTACCAAAAGGGCCAGCCTTATGTGGTTTACCTAACACAGAAAACTGCTCGTGTGCATGATCCTTTCCTTGTTCAGACAGCCGTAGCTTTTCAGTTAGTTCCTGCACCTCCTTCATCAGCTCATCATTCTTGTCCGACAATGATGCAATATCTGACTTCAACGCAGTAGTCCGTTCTGTTGATTCACATTGTGATGAGCTAATCTGCAAGCAAAAGTAGCATAGCCAGCCTTATGACATCGTTCtcctattttaaattttttgatatTTACAATTTGTGAGCTTAATGCAAACTAAACATCGTTGCTTTTGaaataaaagcacttctagcGCGGAAGTGCTTTCTGCAATCCCAAAGAACACTTCCTACCTGCTTATGGACTAAAATTGATCTGAATCCAATTTCTCAGAAAAATGTAAGCTTTAGATGTAAGTTTAATTATCAGCTTAAACAACTTAGGAAATGCAAACTAGCAAATCAAATCATTATATGAAGCGATTAAGATATGCAATTAGCGGTAATGCCAAGGTGAACAGTCAATGAATGAGTAAATTAAGGAAGCGAGATTCGAACCTGAAGATCCGATTTCCCAAATCGGCGGTTTTGGATAGGCGGATAGGAGCTCAGGAATCCGTGAGGAAACAAGAAGGCGAAGACGCAACCCAGTAGGATTCCCAATACAATGGCAGTCACGATTCGAGATCCACGAAACGACTGCGCCTTGTCCCTCATCAACGACCCCTCTCTACGACCCGCCATCATTCTCGCCTTCTTCCCTTTCTCCCGAGTCGTGCGCAGCGGTTGACGAGAAAGAACCGAAATAACCAATCGTCGATTATTATTCCGCTGGCGGTTGCGGTTGTGGTTGCGGAGGTTGTGGTGGAGTTGCCACTTTCCCTTTCAAAAATGACAGCGGAGCAGCGAGGTTGCTCTGTCTGAGAGACTGAGGAGAGAGAGGCGATCCAGCGGGCAAGGATTCGGTGCTTTGCGTATAGGGAACCAGAGAATCATCATTGGCTAtcttagggctggtttgatattgttgtgttttgaaaaaaaactgcttctgctgtactgtgaaaataagcagctgtgaaataaagcagcagagtgtttggtaaacttttttgtaaaagtgcttttggaagaaaaaaaagcagtattagagtgtttggtaaacttttatgtaaaacagatgtgaaaaaagccgatttttcaaagctgggttttgcagcttcttgtttttggctttttttcatccaaaactgtgaaaaaaaagctgaagctgagtgtttaccaaacacaaaaacagctcccagcttttttttatagcagctttttacagaatcacctcagtaccaaaccaggtcttagttTGGCACATCGGCCATGATTCGTGGTTTTTTTGGTTaagtttgactttttttttggggttggcAGTTAATGTAGTTTGAGTTTAACCAGGCCTAGTGGGGCTAACAGCCTAACACCTCAAGTCCAATGGAGAAGGTTTCACTTCACATGTAAGGTAAATAATACTTATTatgaatatttttcttcacatgACAATTTATTACTGAACTAAAACATATAACGACGATGAATTCCTTTCATATAAGTTTCTGTTGATCTTGTGGGCCTTACCCCAATTGGAACATAGCTCGTACAAAAATAGTCATTCCGCACCATCTCTCCTTTTACACACCCTTTCGttaattttcctctgattcaggATAGCATTATTCACACACTAATTATTTACCAtttatattcttcaattcattcgactCAAtagtagaaaaattaaaaagagtatTGAAAGAACAATTGAATGTTGAATAGCAGTTTCCTTGATATATTCGATTAAAacgttttttttcttaaatttctctttgatttattaataaaaactgaaataaaCAACTGTGTGAGGAGAACACGAGAAAGGACAAAagatgaatattaaaaaaaaaacgaataaGTGGAAGAAGAATATAATAAAGTAAAAGTAAATGTCATGACAAAAGTAAATGGAACGGAATTTTATCCATGTGAGCAAAAAGGAAGACGAACAAAGGCAAAACGTGACAAAAAGCAAACCACTTCGCTTGTACATTAGCCTTGAACCGCCAAAGAAGACgggaaaaatggaaaaagaaaagaagaaacgTAGCAtatacaagagagagagagagagagagagagagagagagagagagtccaaTTGTATGTGTTTTATGCATCATTTGAGCCGGTTACATATGAAACAACAACAGTTATATCATCAAGCTTGCCGCCATAATAACGGAACCCAGCATCTTGAGCGGCTGTGGAGAAAGGCGTCTGCCGGTCTCTATCCTGTGCTCGTTGGCGTGCCAACGCTGCTATCTTCTGTGCTGTCACCTGAGGCCCCAAGCCAGCTCTGATGGCATGAACTACCACTGCGGTTATCTCGTTGTTGTACAAGTTGTCGAACAGGCCATCCGTTCCTGCAATTATAACATCCCCCGGTGCAACAGGAACTGTAAAAACCTGAATCAAACAAAACCATCTCAGCTTGTGATATGCACGAGTGTCATTCCAGGTCCTTTGAAACATTAAATGAAATATCAAAAGATCTAGTACACGATACTAATAAACCGCGGTAAAGAAATTGGTGAAGCATTGCTCCTGACCTGGCCAGAGCTAGGTAGATCACCGTTGTTTCCGCTCTCCAGTTGATAGGTAAAGTTAAAATCATGCTGTTGCACAGGGGATCTAAAGACGGTGCACCCATCTCGAACCACTATAAACCCACTATCACCTAAATTAACTGCATGAATACCCTGCAGTGAGATAACAAACAGTTAATACAAGTCCCCAAATAATCAGTATGATAAAATGGCATTATTTTCAAATCCTTGCAATCCAGTTAATATACAAAAAACCACTACAAAAAAGAGAGTAATGAAACAGAAATGTCAGAGCCGAGACTTCCAAAGTTATTTTTACTACAAACTTCATCACTTCAGAATGCAACATTTTTAAAAGGCCTCACGAGAAAGATATTTGTTTTTGATACCTAGCATGAACCGTAGTATCACTTTGACAGAGGTAAAAGTTTCTAACTAAACATCCTGCTTAGAATGAAGAGAAGTTCCACACCTGTTCAGTGAGTGCTATGATACATGCTGTTGAGGAACCCCTGGCTTTCGTGCTCGAGTGAGCTTTCTCCAATACCCGAGCAGGGTCAACGGACCCCTTGGGCTCCTCCTGAACAGCAGCTACAGAATTAGACATCAGTTCTCTGGAGTACAATCCAGAATTAACACCGAGATCTGCCCAGCCACCAACACCATCTGCAACCCCTATTGCTTGTTCATTCGCACAAATGAAGTGAGCGTCCTCCCCACCAGTTTCCTCTTTGTCAGGATGGGGTAGGTAGTATGATCCAGAAGTTAGTTTTAGGGGCTTTCCATCTGTAACCTTCCTGTAATCATAGCAACATATGTTTAACAAATGCTAAGACTTATGCACTACTTAAAATAAGACATTAAATCAGGGCAAAAACTTTTCCACCACAGAATACTTTATATTCCCATAAGTTAGTATTTACATAATAAAGTACCAACACATGCAGGTTATTATTGaacaaaatataagaaattaGCAGAAAGCTAATTGGGATTTGTGAACACATATAATAGGTTTAGTGATTTCTCATCAAATCCAGAAACCTACAATATGTATTCAATTTCTCATTATATCCAACTTTCCTTTAAATTAAAGGTAACCCTAGTCGCAGGATGTATGTTACACAGAGAGCTAGAGCAAAGGAAATCAGTCCAGATgcacttaaaataaaataatatgccACTACAACTAGATAAGACAGCAAACAAAATAACATCTCAAAGACAAATATGACAAAGCATTGAGATAAAAACTGCTCTCTAGAACTTACTCATTAGATGAATCTGCAGAACTTGAAACTTGGTCCTCAGGAGCAGAACTATCAAAAGACACGTCATGGGCAGTCCCGGCAGATAAGCATGTAGATGAAGTATGAAATTCTCTTGACCCGGATCCTTTACTTGGGGAGGAATTACACAATCTCTTTCCAACTTCATATATGAAATACCCATAAATCGCATTAGTGTTGGATTGCCCGCTTTTTTTCAAACTCATGCTAGCTGTTTGAAAACAGTCAGAACTTCTTTTGTTATATAATGTACAGGCACTTTCAGGTACCACTGAATGAATCCCGCGCCTTGAAGTTAAATTATCTGGGCAGCATCCCCCAAATAAAGTTCTAGAACCACAGGCAGCCATAGGTTTATTCTGAAACTTGCTTCTGGCCACAAACTGACTGGGCTCAGACAGTACACAATCGATGTGATATCCGCAGACCTGAATTGAAGGCCCTGACACAGATGGAGTTGAAATAATGCGTGAAATCTCTCCTACAACAGAAATTTTCCCTCTTTGGTTAACTAGCTGTGAATCCGATCTTGCAGCGAAAACAATGCCTGGTGAAAACAATGTTTGGAGGTCCGAAATAGTTGAAAACGATCTCGATTGGAACAACTTAGAatttccaaacaacaatttGCCCTGCCCAATTAACCCATCTACCGATTCCTGAAGCGCTCCTTCCTGCCCAACAATTGATCTCTGCAACGCAGTCCTAATCTTCGACAAGTACGAAGATGGCATCTCACCCTCTTAAACGAAACAGCTTAGCTTCAACCCCTCTATTGCAGATAACACAAAGGCCACCGCTGTACGCAAAATTAAATCTCATAACTATATGCACATCTAATCCTAGATCCACATGATCCCCTATCGTCCGCCGATATATCACAATCGTTCAGACTCCTGAGAAACGAACACAAACGGTGCACGTAATCAGTCACCGAAATTCCTATCAGCACAAAGTCCGCAAACAAATCTCCATAAACACAAGCAATCAGATATATCTCCATATAAaccagaaaattgaaaattaagaaaacccAGTAGCTAGCTAACATGTATCTTATCAGGCAGACGTGTGTCAGGCCAGTTCGCTCGGCTAGCCTACCCCCGGTACTTTAGAACACAAATCGTAtagcaaaattcaaattcaatttcctAAAAGTAGACAAAAATTCatacttaaattaaaataacGAAAAGGTagctgaaatcaaagaaatagaaATCTCACCGAGCTTAGCGGCGATCGGAACCGAAACCCAATCCAGAAAAAGCAAGAAGTAGAACCCTAATCACTCCAACTCCCAGAACTCGGCGATCGCCTCCAACGGTTAGAAAAGTAGAGTCCCAGAAAATTCTAAATGCACGGGTTTTATGGTAGGGTTTTTTCACTTCAGATTGAGCGTTGAATCCACTGACTATTTAACCACTGGTCGTGCTGATATTTACGGAACACTGCGGGTAGTTTATGATCCGTGACGAGGGTGGTTTGGTAATTGCGGTGACAGCTGAAGAACAAGATCGGACCGGTACGTGACGACTTTTAGCTGAAGTTTTTAGACTCTTTACAACATTTTCATGATTCTTTTTTTCCAATATAATAGGAGGATAAGCTAGTGGTGCTTTGCCAATATACTTTTATGTTTTGGGAAATTATGTAAAAACCCCCCGTATTTTTCTCTCATCACAAAAAATCTTCAACCAttatcatattttatttttttaactaggttttacatattttttcgTAATTTTGATTAGGTCAtagtgaaaaaaatttgaaataagtcTATGTCATAAAAATTCATTAAACTTTCTTTCTGTGTGTTGATATAAGCGTACCCACACTAATAAAATTGTATATTTTTCCGTAATTTTGATTAGGTCAtagtgaaaaaaatttgaaataagatAAACGATAATGACCATACACGTGTGCCATGACAGGCTTCAAGTGGAAGGTCGGTTTTCTTCTGATCAAAAAAGTGGAAGATGATCAAAAGTGAAAAGTTGGAAGTAGGATACTGCTAACAATTAGAATAAATTGGTGGATTTTGAGGTGACGTTAATACTATCCAAAAGATTAGGAGGGCACTTTTGTCATTTTACATGTGATTGGATTAGATGTGTAATCACATGGTTATGCTTGAACAATTATATTCCTCTCTATTTGTTCAATCATTACACTTATCCTACTTTCTCATGTGTAATACTAGTTTTTTAAATTTCGTTACGCTTGAACAATTCTGTTAATCTCCATATTATTTATCGTACGTTCACACACACttattttatatgtatatataaaatatgcAATTCAAATGATTAAGAATATTAATTTACTATGCATTTAAAGTTCTGTATTCGATACTCCTCTTCTCGATGCGGTTTGTATCAAATAAGATTTGAGTATTACAGAACATAATTCTCAAGTACTCTGTTTCTACAACAAATCTCCCAGGAACTTGTGACCATCAAAATCTGCAAACCACAAAAAGATGAACATCCATAGTCAAGCTTATTCATTagcatcaacaacaacaaaaccttaTTTTGCGTAAAGTTTTGTCGTCGAAAAacctccaaaattttcattagcATCCATTCTCCAAATTTTGTCATCGGAAAAcctccaaaattttcaatttgcaaTCTTCGTGAAAATGATCTGAGCGCCGTACTGGGGCTGTAAAGTTAAAAACAGCATTGGGCCATGAACATATGTTGGTGACATCCTGAAAGAATAGCGTTGGATGATGAGTGCCAATGCTAGTCTTGCTTCAACCACGGCCGAAGTTTGACCTGCGCAGATTCGAGGCCCCAGGCCAAATGGGATGAACGAGGCTGAATGCCTTCGAGACTCCAAAAACCTTGATGGATTGAATTCGTGAGCATCTTCTCCCCATATCTCATTGTCGTGATGGATAGCGATCAACATCAAGTAAAGTTGTGCATCAGTAGGAATTTCCAGGCTCCCGAGCTTAACCTTCTTTGTTGCTTGCCTCGCTAGCATCGTGGCTGGAGGGTAGAGCCTGAGCGTTTCATTAACGATCATAGTTATCTGTTAAAAAAGTGgcagaaataaacaaaatgtGAGGATCCAGCAACTTGTTTGCGTAATTTAAGTGCTACTTTTATCCAAAGTGCAGACAGCAGTGATACAAATAAATAGGAATGGATTTCGTTATGCCGGCGAGATAGAAGATAATTGTATGAGCTTACATTCTTGAGGTCATTCAAGTTCTCTGCAACGGGAGCTGATTGTCTCCGAAAATGCGGAATACTTCTTCCCTAGCCTTGCTTTGCCATTCCGGATGCTGTGCTAGAAGTAGTAGTGCCCAAGTCAAAAGATTGGCGGTTGTTTCCTTTCCTGCAAAGTAGAAGGTCTTGCATTCATCTATA of the Pyrus communis chromosome 1, drPyrComm1.1, whole genome shotgun sequence genome contains:
- the LOC137742691 gene encoding J domain-containing protein required for chloroplast accumulation response 1-like — translated: MERFSQRESLLLGYSPQSALVNSGSSHTPTKNSDVDFHDVFGGPPRRSSTNEIRYSFSETTESSGLKRDAYDDGDDDWSGLIEKPVFGEGSVNRRRTQSDDFFDDIFKGNHSVSSSPRRLQRDPFASAPGSQVLSPAHPLLHKPEPSAASSLPAQFSLPDGFSKGVVDLPAFGSAARTSSLSRFSNQALDEESRNDIRSSTRQSSSSRDFSLVGEGSSSLATSDKADTGVNSEQDSKSSENPTSSSPFQFHFSIYRWASKGVPIVIPLRGRNGSRVQERTKNEEHSSTKESAATESTRRESPKSTLPNTDFPSNEDPLADARSPTLERNIQENDLLLDEITPDKVDPQQFVEKAILPVTKSGTVSSLHDITGDVSGNTISFHKSEDIEPRPLLKTASSEDRQKEIPALMERVHEPVLNPVRSLFFDEDLQQGNDEVTKTSSKKEIVVKGTKKSSADVDTKKTAKHQDRKRSSSTKIEVIKASFQGSPKNSGDNLGRSKVKGKVKDFVKMFNQEVLCKPTYDGRNLGSHSSRTMEKGAPKAENEASITATRMNNYLQKSDVKNTFSDASVKMKEDLKQLEKEYSESKTASFMLNNAPVQDIPASSTGSVPDGSKPIIEDADESFPETFQMKEVTQDEKKELPPQPGNNREEFQAIDAKIRQWSRGKEGNIRSLLTTMQTVLWPESGWKTVPLVDIIEGNSVKRAYQRALLCLHPDKLQQKGAPSHHKYLAAKVFDILQEAWDHFNSLGSL
- the LOC137709652 gene encoding arabinosyltransferase RRA3-like, yielding MMAGRREGSLMRDKAQSFRGSRIVTAIVLGILLGCVFAFLFPHGFLSSYPPIQNRRFGKSDLQISSSQCESTERTTALKSDIASLSDKNDELMKEVQELTEKLRLSEQGKDHAHEQFSVLGKPHKAGPFGTVKGLRTNPAVVPDESVNPRLAKILEEVAVQKELIVALANSNVKSMLEVWFTSIKKVGITNYLVVGLDDEIEEFCKANDVPVYKRDPDERFDSIGKTGGNHAVSGLKFRILREFLQLGYSVLLSDVDIVYLQNPFNHLYRDSDVESMTDGHNNYTAYGFNDVFDEPSMGWARYAHTMRIWVYNSGFFYIRPTLPAIELLDRVAERLSRPEKAWDQAVFNEELFFPSHPGYNGLHASKRTMDFYLFMNSKVLFKTVRKDANLKKLKPVILHVNYHPDKLPRMQAIMDFYVHGKQDALEPFPDGSQW
- the LOC137744025 gene encoding probable protein phosphatase 2C 55, which codes for MPSSYLSKIRTALQRSIVGQEGALQESVDGLIGQGKLLFGNSKLFQSRSFSTISDLQTLFSPGIVFAARSDSQLVNQRGKISVVGEISRIISTPSVSGPSIQVCGYHIDCVLSEPSQFVARSKFQNKPMAACGSRTLFGGCCPDNLTSRRGIHSVVPESACTLYNKRSSDCFQTASMSLKKSGQSNTNAIYGYFIYEVGKRLCNSSPSKGSGSREFHTSSTCLSAGTAHDVSFDSSAPEDQVSSSADSSNEKVTDGKPLKLTSGSYYLPHPDKEETGGEDAHFICANEQAIGVADGVGGWADLGVNSGLYSRELMSNSVAAVQEEPKGSVDPARVLEKAHSSTKARGSSTACIIALTEQGIHAVNLGDSGFIVVRDGCTVFRSPVQQHDFNFTYQLESGNNGDLPSSGQVFTVPVAPGDVIIAGTDGLFDNLYNNEITAVVVHAIRAGLGPQVTAQKIAALARQRAQDRDRQTPFSTAAQDAGFRYYGGKLDDITVVVSYVTGSNDA